The following nucleotide sequence is from Harmonia axyridis chromosome 5, icHarAxyr1.1, whole genome shotgun sequence.
GCGacatacagagtgtttcttgtagtccgaCTCTTTTGTGAAGATTATACCAGtttttcgaatctttattgattttCGCTACGGATGTTTAGATATATTTTAGCTACACTTCATCAAAACCCTTCTGTCAACCATAAAGCCACAACAGTTGATATGAAACTGAGCCAAATTGAAACGCCGTAATTTGGGCCCAAAATCTGATTGCCCCATTCGATTCTTCTGGTGAAATTACTAAAGACCCCAGTATCAGAATTCCGATTTTCCTGTGCGCGAAATGAATgtttccagacttttgaaccaTCCAATGagtataacgggtgttttttatcgtggtatataactttaagatggcattactgttcgagatggcgaccgatttaacggctgtcaagtgatttcttctcagtttggtttggcaattcatcatgaatagactcacgcctgaacaacgcttgaaaattgtgcaattttatttcgtaaataatagttctgtccggaatacgtatcgcgcactacgtccattttattttgtttagcgattaagcgcacttctgattgaatggctacgtcaacaaacaaaactgccgcatttggagtgaagctaatcctcaagtgtatgtcgaaacaccgttacatccagaaaaactgactgtttggtgcgctttatgagctggtggaatcattggtccgtacttcttcaaaaacgatgatggccagaacgttacagtcaatggtgatcggtatagagccatgattactaactttttcattcctgaattgaacaaccatgatgtccaggagctgtggttccaacaagacggcgcaacatgtcacacagttcgtgccacaatcgatttattgaaaggacacgtttggtgaccgcctaatttcacgttttggacctgtgaattggcctccaagagcttgtgatttaacaccgctagactactttctgtgcggctatgtaaagtcattggtctatgcggataagccacaaacccttgaccatttggaagacaacattcggcgtgttattgccgatatatggccacaaatgttggaaaaagtcatcgaaaattggacgtccagattggactacatccgagccagccgtggcggtcatatgccagaaatcatattcaaaatgtaatgccacaagattatcttgcggataaataaaattcatgtcaatcgaataatccatcgttgtttaattgcaatttaaagttctatagctataaaaaaacaccctttatttacgCAAACTGTTTGTACATAGCGTGTTAATTAACTAATAGCATCGTTATCAAAGCAAAAACGTCGTTATCACGCCAAAAGAGCCGTGAACTCGTCAATAGTATCGTAATTTCGCCATAAATTTCATAATTACACCAGAAACATCCTAATTTCGccaaaaatttcataatcacACCAGAAACATCGTAATTTCGCCAAAATTTTCATAATCACACCAGAAACATCATGACCTAGCCAAAAACATCATAATCACGTCAAAAGTGAAGTTATCACACCAAAAGCGTCGTAATTACGACAAAAGCCTGTTAATCACGTCAAAAGCATCATGATATCACCAAAAGCGTAGTAATCACACCAAAAGCATCGTAATCATACCAAAATCGTCGTAATCACGCTAAAGGCGTCATAATCACGCCAGAAGCGTTATCACGTCAAAAGCATTTCCCCAAACGCGTCGTAATCACACCAAAACCGTCTTGATCACGCCAGAAGCGTCGTTATCACTCCAAAACCATGGTGTTTAATATCTGTCACTATTCAAACCCCCCGAGCGATCTGAAGAAATAACCCAGCATTAGATGTTCTCCGTTCGGCGTCTCTCATAACGCAAGACCAACAATCGGCGTCATTTCCCGTTTCAGCGTAAACGCCAAAGCCGGCCGAGAAATTAACGTTTCGCCTAGCCGTAAAACAATCATTTTACTCGCTAACTAAGGATTCGTATCCATCAAGGGGCGTTCGGCCGATCTATAACGGGGCCCCGAATCGGAACGCACTTAAAACCGCATTAGCTTTCACGCCGATGATGCCGACTGCAAGTCACGTCTGCGCCGAgatgttgaagaaaaaaaaacggacCGACATATACGCGGGATTAAGGAATAAAGGACCGTTTGTGGCGAGTCGATGTACGGTTGTGAGACCGGAAGACGACGCTCGGTTGTCGGATGAGAGAAATCCGGCTTGGAGAATGCGGAATAACGTATCGGCGACAGTGGAATGCGCGAAAAATTGGTGTTTTGTGGAAAATCTCGAGAACGACACCACTGAGGTGAATTTGTGTgattatgaaaaatttagatctcATTTTGTTGAAGAAAAAACGTCCTATACTTTTTTCTGTACCATCGACCTTTTTTGAGATATGATTAAAAAGCCGTATAACCCgccgaaaaaaatttgtttttttcgcGAAAATCTTCGAAACGATGCAACTGAGATAAATTTGTGTGATTGTAAAAAATTTAGATCtcatttttctgaagaaaaagcGTCCTATACTTTTTCCTCTGCGATCGACCTTTTTTGAGATATGACCAAACGGCCGTATAACCCGCCGAGTAATAGGCTTAGGCTGGTAACTGTTCTAAATAGTTTAAATATTGTCTTGAAACATGAAACAGAATTATATTGATCAAATTGAGTCGAATTACGACGTCAAATTGAAAGAGGGCTATATCGACAGTGAAACATAggtactatacagggtgttcctcaaTTGAAAGTACAAATAAACACAGATGACAGATTCATCGGATAATTTCAATGTCAAAATTCCTATGAATAtgggcccacaaacgctttattttcgagatatgttttactatagtaaaacggggagttttcaattggcctgttattttcACATTTAATGATTCCAGTCAAATTATACTAGCAGTACAAACCGTAGACATCAAGATAAATATCAAAACTCACCGAAACATCCTTCGTTTGGGCGGCGTTTTCGATCCACACCTGTAGACAATAGATCATCATCATCGTCATGTTCAttgtcttaaaaaaattaagaaacgCGCCGATGGCTAGCACGTTCCAAGAAACCCCACTTGCCTACGGCCCTCGCTCCGCCAAAGATGACGCCACTTCCGGAAGTAGTAAAAAGGCTTCTTTATGACGTACGAGACGAGTCATGTTTCCTTTTGTGAAGGAGATGTGCCGACGTCCCGCAAAACGAGGAAAAACGACACAGATGTGGCCAGTTTCGGAAATTGGTCACGGAACTCTGTCTTGTTTTGCTGGTCTTGCTTCTGGgcaagtttttttcaatttattcctgTAATAAAACATACGCTACATCTTCTTTGAAACTCATgttaataaaacaaaatcaaaataacaggtataatatcacaagagcatagaaaATATTCGATGACCGATTCACGAGACTTATTtagcgaaacatcacgagagcgcagctcgagtggtgttttgCGAATTACGTCAAGTGAAGAGATTCGtgtaattgaaatatattgtctatgctcgagtggtattctttacgattatataacgaataattataactataaccaaagcacctcattttgataattcaatgacatttcactgagctttacttttatatttttgcgaatctccaagaatgttactatggaaatgatcacaatatacCAGGAGGCGAAaaaccaaaacgattataccacgtcgtcaagtaatatattcacttatcacTACGCCATAACTATGGGAAagttacggattctattggttcctcagaacatgagttgtataatcacAATAAGATTAGCAATAGTCACAGAGAAACTAAATTATGAGCTtcctttgtaccttcaatttaggaataccctgtatataacgGGTATTCTTTTCGCTGCAttagaagtttcgatggtttttgtattggtttgacagttgagaatgtcaaagtATTAGGTTCACAACTTCGCTTCCGCCGTTtagcaatagatgactgtagcgataagtggtagtcgaaataaatagattgtagatgtcatacaataaacttaggtatttgtaaacataacgccatcaaaatattagtcgatttttgtctgcatcatgaagttattctcgattaaacatatccgcttacgagccaaattcttgtcatttgcgtgaagttttaattttctgtttcaatatgaagaaatctgcgtctAAGGGTGATCGAACGCTCTCAAATACCCATGGTGAAGCCACTATTAGAGACagaacgtgtcgagagtggtttcaatgcttcaagaacggtgattttgacgttgaataccagcatggcggtggaagacaGGAGGTTTTCGAAGGTGCAgcattggaggcattacttgatcaagactcgtgtcaaacgcaacaagaatttgcaggatcattgggagtgacgcaacaagccatttcaaaacgtctgaaagtcatgggaatgattcagaaacaaggaaattgggtgccgtacgaattgaagccgagagatgttgaacggcgtttgtttgcttgtgaacagctgcttgcaagataAAGAcggaagggttttctgcatcgcattgtgactggagacagaAATGGGTTCACTACGATagtcccaagcgcagaaaatgatgggtatatcccggccatgcttccatatTAACGGTTCCAAGGTCGAATTCTCAGTTTTTGGTGGGGCCAGCTcgtcgtagtgtattatgagttgttgaaaccgattgaaacattcacaagcgatcgttatcgaacgcaattgaagcgtttaagccgagcattgaaagacaaaggCTGAAATACAAcgggagacatgataaagttattttacagcatgatacgaccccatgttgcgaaagtggtcgagacatacttggaaacgttgaaatgggtagtcctaccccacctgccgtattctccagacgttgcttcctcggactatcacttgttccgaTAAATGTAACACGGCCTGGTtggccagcacttccggtcttaagaagaattaaaaaattggatcgattcgtggatcgctacAAAAGAagaccagtttttttttttaacgcgggattcgtacgctgcccgaaagatggcagaaagtagtggccagcgatggacaatactctgAATCCTAAATataaaaccagttttttacaataaagcctcgaatttcggaaaaaacggagAAAGCAAAGCTGTACGCATACgtatgttgacatttctgttcagaaAGGTttcgaaattcatcatgaatcgtcCAACGCTACCTTAAGCTCTAAAAGCGCAATTGGAGCATAAACAATGAACGCTCGAAAGCTCACGAGTTTACGTCAATGCCTTACTCATTTTGTTTTAGATTCCAATAAATATTACAACGCTTTGTTATCCCTGAAAACGTCTGAAACCTGCACCCTTCAGTAGGCCTATCGAAATCCACTTCCTACTCTCATTTGTCGACTCACCCTTGTAAAACATCATTAAAAGATACGCGGACTAATCGATTTGTCAGTCGCCACCCCACGATGGCTTTGGGTTGGCATTTCCGCCGTTTTGGAAAGCCAGAACGAAGTAAACGGGCATCTTTTTAGGGTGAATTGACGTTTCTCTCGAATAAATTGAAGTCATGTGTGAGACGAAGTCACTTGATCCTGTATATTCGGTAGCCTAAACAAAACAGGGAAGAATTTGTGGGGTTCTGTTTGAGAAAAATTCTGCTGAAAAATGTGGTTTACTCATTATGAAGAATGAAAATGGTGCTTTTTCACAATCTTTCATTAGATTTCGGATATTTATAACTGCCCTATCCTCATATAGAAAGGCTACAAAAAGCCATTGAAACTTTTGAATTGATGAAATGCTACAAAAATTTACTGATTCAGTTTTTCATCAATAACTTTTATTACTTTGCTCTTTGCACCTTTTCGACTTTATTATGGGACTCTTGATCATGGAGAAGGACTATGTGAAGGGTTTTTCATGGAGACTATTGAGAGGTTTAGGACATataacattatttcagaaattgtatgttgtaaactgaaattttcaaaaaaattttgataatattctcgagacTACCAACTCTCCTTGAagcaagatacggacttgaaacctcaatatgtttaAGTCGAAAAATTGGtctcaaattttccatacccagacctctaaaaaaatgtttttgacaAAAGTTCCCCTATGGGAATTTCATTCCATTTTATCAGTTGATTAGATAAcatagatcacgaaaatgcttgcaattCAGCGATTAATCCATTGCATTCCAGAAATTATAGGTTGTAAActgtaaatttaaaaaaaattttgataatatcctCGAGGCTGCTAATTCTCCTCGGGCAAGATATGGACTTGAAACCGCAATATGTTTCAGATTACTTGTCGATCTATACAATACATTTTTGTTTGATGGGTCTGTGGCCAATGTTTTAGGAGATATTACGATTGTTGtgtagagattcaatttttacggtatttcaaaattttgagatactcttcttgaaattttccatgaccaattcgctcATTTGCAGCTGtatatcctcgataacttcCAAACTAACTacaaattccatcttcaagatcttgaatcgattgtaaaacattgacatagaccttatcttccaCGAGACCAAAGGAAAAAGTCtaaagatgttaaatcacaagatctcggtggccaattgtaatcaccttttcgaaaaataacacaGCGAGGAAACTTCTttacaaaattgcgattgtttcgttgctcaTGATCGACCGGctttaaaagccttaagacctaataatgtcgtttgtggaatccTTAACCCTTCAAAGGCTACCGTGACCATATGGTCACACCTACAGCGCTGCACAAAATCAGCTGACATATGTACGTATATCTTAGTATACGTGAGGAAGCGATGATATTTATTCAGTTGACTTAGGAACTTTGTAGTGTGAACGTGTCGCATTGTTATTCCACTGATTTCTCATTCGTAATAGAGGTGAACTGCCGTGTTTGTTAGGTATTCGCAATAAAATGGATCCCAAATTTGTGTAAGTatcaaatttctatttcaaactgaatatcttttaattatatttgtttCAATAGTTGGTGAAATGTGTGAggaatttcaagaatatattagATTTGAATATCTCTTCTCTGTTCAAAATCAACTTTGATGCAAACTTGACTGTGACCGCATGGTGACACTAGCCGAATCTGgcagaaattgatattttttgtttcaggcgAGGTTTCTCTCTCAAAGAAGCCTTAGATATAGTATATAACGACGAAGAAGATAGCAATGGTGTGTGTGACATTTACATATCACCGCCGGAACCAAATGTACTGACAGATGAAGATTCGGGTGATGAAGAAGGCGGGGAAATGGATAATTTATCACGTGGCCAATTATCAACTGCAGCAGAAATCCGACTTTCTGACAATTCGCGCATAACTGGCTTCGAAGATGTTTCAAATGAAGAAGGCAGTGAAGGAGACAATAGTTTATTAGAAAGTGAAGTTAGTCAGATTGAAAAATGTGGTCCAAGCACTAGTTCAAACAAGAGCACCAAAAAgacgaattcaacgaagaagCCGCAGAAGAAAGTGAAAGAAACACTCAAAAGAACTTGGATCGAGGGCGATCTTCTAAAAACGACAGCAGTATTTCCACAGCCAGACTATACCAATTTTATAGGAAAATCCCCAACagatttatttgaattgtttttcgaCGACGACATTGTTCGTATGTTAGTAGAAGAATCAAATAAATATGCGCTCTTCCTAAACCATCCAGATCCGAAAATAGAATCTGATGAAATGAAGTGTTTCATCGGTATACTTATTTTGACCGGGTATAACTCTCTTCCCGGAAAATGTTTTTACTGGGATTCAGAATCGGACATGGGAAATCAATTAGTAAAGGAAGCAATGCGTAGGGACAGATTTCGACAGATAATGCGTTTTTTACATTGTGCCGATAATACCAAACCCAATTACAAAGACAAAATGTGGAAACTTAGGCCGctcattgaaaaacttcaaaaaaattatttgaaatattttaagccGACAGAAAATATGAGTTACGACGAATGTATGGTGAAATACTATGGCAGACACAGCTGCAAACAGTTTATTCGCGGAAAACCGATAAGATTTGGCTATAAAGTATGGAGTTTGAATGCCGAAAACGGCTACCTAATCAACTTCGATATATATCAGGGAAGTAATCCGAAGTCGGTTACTGAATATGACAATAAATTTGGAAAAGCTACTTCTCCATTACTAATAATGCTAGACTCCTTGCCAGATAGAAATCTTCGTTATCAAATTTATACAGACAATTTGTTTACGAGTTTCAATCTTTTGACGGAGCTAAAGCAAAGAGGCTATGGAGTTACAGGAACCGTTAGAGAAAATAGGGTTCCAAAGGACTGCCCAATAACTTCTAAATTAgacatgaagaaaaaaaaaagaggttcTATCGAgtctaaaatttcaaaagatgaaGGTGTGATACTAGTGCGTTGGACTGACAATGCCCCTGTTACCATGGCTTCAACTTCTTATGGAATTGAACCCACTTCTTTGGTGAAAAGATATTCACAGTCCgagaagaaaattattcaaattccccAGCCACGTCTTATAAATGCCTATAATAAATATATGGGTGGGACAGATCGGATGGACGAAGATATTGCGCGCCATAGAATAGGTATCAGAAGTAAGAAATGGTATTGGCCGTTACTTACTTGGCTTATAGATACCGCATTACACAATGCATGGATACAGTATAAAAGTGCAGGTAATTCAATTACTAATCTGAATTTCAGAAGAGAAATTGTAAAGGTATACCTAAATAGGTTTAAAACTGCCCCAAAAAGATATGGAAGACCAACAACGAGTAGAAATAGTGTCTCCATGAATAGGATTTCGGATGATATCAGGTATGACCATAAGGACCACTTAGTTGTTCCAGTTCCAAATAACAAGAGGAGAAGATGTGCCGGAGAAGGATGCTCCTCTGTTGGTCGAACACAGTGCAATAAATGTGATTTGGGACTATGTGTGgaatgtttttatatatttcacatTAAATAATTTGTTCGACATTTCTGTATTCATATTGGGCTAGTGTGACCATATGGTTACgccatttttttgagaaaaataaaggaaaaaaatgcaTAATTCTTATTCTACCCAACACTGATAAATGGAATTCACTCAATAGAATCGCTAAATTTGCtctcttgaaaaaataataattccgcCTTTGAAGGGTTAATTCCAAAAATCAACGAGGAATCGAAAaatctgggttttcgtcaacactacgggctacagcagcaatatttttagtttttctcgagTGACGCTCACGGTTTTGATTCTCCACATCACTAACTattccaacagctcaaattttccatCTAGTTCACTATTACAGTCCGAAAagatgcttcacgacgacccaaactGTGACTGTATCATagtcatcatttttgtagtgaattttaacaatttgtatacgttgttgaagcgtgtatcgttccatttttagtcaTGACGTAGTTttttcttgtcaaatgtcataagatgacagcttcaaaagcagcagctgcccagatagcgggctatccAAAATGAAACCTAGTCAAAAAcccttcattttcattttgtttgatTTTTAATAGGGATAAATAGCCTGTTTTAACTGTTTCATTTTCCCTTGCTCCACCCCTGCCCTAAGTCGGTTTCTCGAAGCCAGGAAGCCATTTTTTTCGGGCGTGCATCGAATTACCGAAACAGATTAGGTAAATTGAGTCATTCACAACTCGCCGCTGAAATAAACGACtaccaaattagatttttagGCTTTTAATTGCCCAGACATGTCCTGTCACCTGTAACGGATTCCTGTAACGGGCGTTATCAACGAATTAACAAAGCTTCAATTGTAAATGAATCTATTAATTCCTTAAATAGCGATAGTGGCTTTCTTAGTTGTATGTTGATAGTGTTGGAACACCTTAAAGATTGATTGGATTATCTGAATTGATTTGAAACTAGTTTGGTACcgtatacaaggtgattcaccggtatggcctattagaccactatttttgtacgtagaatcgactgaaaaaataaaaataataggctctaatttgaaaatcttgagattggatgaatttgagttgtccaagttcatgatcttcttataaacaacCTGTACATTTCTGGTCCAATTAtatataatactacgtatttgcagaatcgaaaaagaaaaaaaatttttcggaaaaagctttttctgcagaaatattccaaaaagtttGAGTCCtaatcgccaccattttttttaaaagaattccaataactcatgaactgttgtgtttttaccAAAGGTATTGccgaaatttccataaaaaagctatctaatgatgcaacaatatactgggtgtgccatttgaaataagaaagtaatataaccggaagttgtagagatctgaaaatattttagggagaaagatcattgtctcaaacccccaatatgcaaattttcagctcaaaataatgataatttttccataaacgtctaataggccatccctgGATTTGTGTATTTGCAATTGGTAAATGTAAATGTGGGCACCCAAAAGTTTCTGACTTTACATCGTTGCTTTCCTCAATATTTTAATGAGTTATATCAAAGGAAACCAAGCATAATTCGAGTGGTTTTGTCTGTCAATTCGACCCTATCTAACAGTGAGAATTCGCTACTTCCCTTAGAATGACATTCAAAGTCAATTCAACGCATAATCATAGAGCAACTATATGTCTTCTTCTTCACTTCATCGCTTCGTATAATCATCCAGTTCCCTATCTACGCCACTGATGCTTTCTCTCCACCCCCATCGGATGGAATTAGTCAAATTACGTCAATTTCCGGTGGCGTTCGACAATAATGGATTTGTTGTTCCGACAGCCGTCTATGCATCTCTATGCTTTATGTGGACATAATTCGATGACCGTCTTAATACCCATCCCCTCCAATGGTTTGACGATCACTAATCTTTTGATTTTAGTGCGTGTGTAGAAGAATCAACGGTCGGTGATTTCTTTTGTTCGAGCTTTGAAAACGCCTTGTTGATTGAGTACAGAATACATAAAAGACAGACAGGGACTGACTAGGGATTCAAGAAAATTATTGCactattgattaaatttttttgcgATATTCTGTttgtattttctatggttcataTGGAGCTTTCAACACGAAATTCtatatgaagcttgaaattgttatgaaAAGTTAGTTTTAAGTATGTTCTATGGTCCGATATTATGATGGTATTTACTATAGTGTTAGATTCTTCTTTTTTCGCTGTTATTTGAGAGGTcattgaaataaggaaaatagATGTGGCACAACATGAACAACAACTTTTTTGAAAGCATGAAACCATCCTGTAGTTTTATCAGGTTCTACTCCGAATAAGTCAAATATGCGAACTTAATTCACTGAAACGTAGAGACGCCACTGCCTTGACAGATACATCGATTCTCATATTATcccttttctttttcttttcttctgcgCCGAAAAAACATCGAACATTCACTTATGGAGATTTGATTCAATGCCCAGAGGCATAAATACACGGGGCATCATATGCCTACAAAGGTTTTTGCAGAACTCGTTGAACCAAAAACGGACGCCAATAAGTCAAAGACCACAACGTGCGTTTTTTTATTGTTCGCAATGTCTGTTAGCGCATATGTGGCCCGAAATGTAGCAATATTGTCGCTTTGTGAGGCTGAAACCAAACAGAATTTATGGCTTCGTTTTGGGAATTGACTTCTTCGTTAATACTTGGGTGGTATGATA
It contains:
- the LOC123680370 gene encoding piggyBac transposable element-derived protein 3-like gives rise to the protein MDPKFVRGFSLKEALDIVYNDEEDSNGVCDIYISPPEPNVLTDEDSGDEEGGEMDNLSRGQLSTAAEIRLSDNSRITGFEDVSNEEGSEGDNSLLESEVSQIEKCGPSTSSNKSTKKTNSTKKPQKKVKETLKRTWIEGDLLKTTAVFPQPDYTNFIGKSPTDLFELFFDDDIVRMLVEESNKYALFLNHPDPKIESDEMKCFIGILILTGYNSLPGKCFYWDSESDMGNQLVKEAMRRDRFRQIMRFLHCADNTKPNYKDKMWKLRPLIEKLQKNYLKYFKPTENMSYDECMVKYYGRHSCKQFIRGKPIRFGYKVWSLNAENGYLINFDIYQGSNPKSVTEYDNKFGKATSPLLIMLDSLPDRNLRYQIYTDNLFTSFNLLTELKQRGYGVTGTVRENRVPKDCPITSKLDMKKKKRGSIESKISKDEGVILVRWTDNAPVTMASTSYGIEPTSLVKRYSQSEKKIIQIPQPRLINAYNKYMGGTDRMDEDIARHRIGIRSKKWYWPLLTWLIDTALHNAWIQYKSAGNSITNLNFRREIVKVYLNRFKTAPKRYGRPTTSRNSVSMNRISDDIRYDHKDHLVVPVPNNKRRRCAGEGCSSVGRTQCNKCDLGLCVECFYIFHIK